One genomic segment of Desulfomicrobium sp. ZS1 includes these proteins:
- a CDS encoding YkgJ family cysteine cluster protein translates to MTFDCDKCGACCRHLKLFGDAYAWLVDGGTGMCRYFDPNTNLCTIYPIRPLMCNIDLGYGLFFSHIPYAEFIEKNRQACGVLKKLPPDLKHHE, encoded by the coding sequence ATGACGTTTGATTGCGACAAGTGCGGAGCCTGTTGCCGCCATCTCAAGCTTTTTGGCGACGCGTACGCTTGGCTTGTGGATGGCGGTACAGGCATGTGTCGTTATTTCGACCCAAATACCAATCTCTGCACCATCTATCCCATCCGGCCTTTGATGTGCAATATTGACCTGGGCTATGGCCTCTTTTTTTCGCATATTCCCTATGCAGAATTTATCGAAAAAAACAGGCAGGCCTGCGGCGTACTAAAGAAACTTCCCCCAGACCTCAAACATCACGAATGA
- a CDS encoding radical SAM protein — translation MTTLNFPHDIAYVQNLARTIAPCAVKKKDHHFNLGIGLSTRCNFRCPMCYYHSETGDFVEPRDMPLSLLDAILNQLPTLANITVGLEGEPFCHPSIFQALDMMAQKSDRISIVSNGSLLTPSVCRTLSAYPITLFALSIDAADTAAYAKFRVGGNLQTFKKHGACLAEYFGDAVRLHTVMFAENLDSIFQMPQVAAEMGIGHISFQQLRPHAAALRRGITPSDHFELESCLNRLIENAKKYNIVLHFDSFFANKTIMQMLSDISETTSVVSVQPHVGKQCPYIFNFTSILSDGRIFPCCGDFRPAEVGDYSFDGIFNHDYLKSLRTLCLQSIPMAPCSLCRQDLMDY, via the coding sequence ATGACTACTCTCAATTTTCCCCACGATATTGCCTATGTCCAGAATCTTGCCCGAACAATTGCGCCCTGTGCCGTAAAGAAAAAAGACCATCATTTCAATTTGGGTATTGGCCTGTCCACGCGCTGCAACTTCCGTTGCCCCATGTGTTATTATCACAGCGAAACGGGCGACTTCGTCGAGCCAAGAGACATGCCCCTGTCTCTTTTGGATGCAATCCTAAATCAATTACCAACCCTTGCAAACATAACCGTTGGATTGGAGGGCGAACCCTTTTGCCATCCGTCCATATTCCAGGCTTTGGATATGATGGCCCAAAAATCGGACAGGATCAGCATTGTTTCCAATGGCAGTCTACTAACACCCAGCGTATGCCGCACCCTTTCAGCCTATCCCATTACCCTCTTTGCCTTGAGCATTGATGCCGCAGATACTGCGGCCTATGCCAAATTTCGTGTCGGAGGAAATCTCCAGACCTTCAAAAAGCACGGTGCCTGCCTCGCAGAATATTTTGGAGATGCAGTGCGCCTGCACACGGTCATGTTTGCGGAAAATCTTGATTCCATCTTCCAGATGCCTCAGGTAGCAGCAGAGATGGGTATCGGACATATTAGCTTTCAGCAATTACGCCCTCATGCGGCTGCCCTGAGACGCGGCATTACTCCTTCAGACCATTTTGAACTGGAGTCGTGCCTTAACCGGCTTATTGAGAATGCTAAAAAATACAATATTGTACTGCATTTTGATAGTTTTTTCGCAAACAAAACCATCATGCAGATGCTGTCTGACATTTCAGAAACAACTTCGGTCGTTAGCGTACAACCACACGTGGGCAAGCAGTGCCCCTATATTTTCAATTTCACTTCCATTCTTTCCGATGGCCGCATCTTCCCCTGTTGCGGAGATTTTCGACCGGCTGAAGTTGGTGACTATTCTTTTGACGGCATTTTCAATCACGACTACTTGAAAAGTTTGCGTACCCTCTGTCTCCAAAGCATTCCAATGGCACCGTGTTCTTTATGTAGACAGGACCTCATGGATTACTGA